Within the Thermomicrobiales bacterium genome, the region GTTCTTCCTTTACACGCTGGCCGGCTCGCTGCTGATGCTCGTCGGTATCGTTGCGACCTATCAGGCGTACTACGAACAGACCGGCGTGCGTACGCTGAACGTGATCCAGCTGGCCGAAGGGAACTACGGCCACAACTTCCAGATGTGGGTCTTCGCGGCGTTCTTCATTGCGTTTGCGATCAAGGTGCCGATGTGGCCGTTCCATACATGGTTGCCGGACGCTCATACGGAAGCTCCGACGGCCGGTTCGGTTCTGCTGGCGGGCGTGCTGCTGAAGATCGGCGGCTACGGCATGATCCGCTTCAACCTGTCGCTGTTCGAGGACGCCTCGCGCACGTGGGCACCGTGGATCGTCGCCATCTCGGTCATCGCCATCATTTACGGCGCACTCGTCGCGTTGCCACAACCCGACATGAAGAAGCTGATCGCCTACTCATCGGTCAGTCACATGGGCTTCGTCACGCTCGGCATCTTCTCATTCACGATGCAGGGCCTCTATGGCGCGATGATCGTCATGCTCTCGCACGGTCTGGTTACGAGCGGCCTGTTCATGTGCGTCGGCGTTGTCTACGACCGCGCCCACACACGCCTCATCAGCGCCTTCGGCGGCCTGGCTCAACGAATGCCGGTCTATGCATCGCTCTTCGGCATCCTCGTGTTCGCGTCGATCGGTCTGCCGGGTCTCTCCGGTTTCGTCGGTGAGTTCCTGGCGATCATCGGAGTGTTCCGCGAATACTACTGGGCCGGTGCGATCGCGTTCACCGTCGTCATCTTTGCAGCGTGGTACATGCTGTGGCTCTACCAGCGCGTCGTCTTCATGCGCCAGCCTGAGGATCTGCCCGATCCGGGCGACAACGAGTTGACGCCGGAAGAGCGCGCAATGCTGGCCAGCGCCGGTCATGGGCACGGACACGGGCATGGCGATGCGCACGGCCTGCCGGCTGTCTCAGGTGGCTCCGGTGCGGTTGCCCACGCAGAAGAGCATCATGGGATCTCATGGCCGGATCTTGATAAGCGAGAGATCACGGCGATCGCGCCGCTGGTCATTCTCTCGATCGTCATGGGCGTCTGGCCCGGTCCGTTCATGAACATCATGCAGAGAACGCTGGAAGCCGTTCTCGCTTCATTCGGTAGCCTCGGGGTTTAGGGAGCGGGATGCGCGACCGGATGGCGACCAGGGCATCCGGTAACGGCGAGTAGTTCCAACAGGGGGACACGTGGACACGGTTACGCAACTCTTCCCGCACATCAACCCGGATGTGACGCTGATCATCCCGCAGTTGATCGTGCTCGGCACGGCGTTGCTGCTGCTGCTCGGCGAT harbors:
- a CDS encoding NADH-quinone oxidoreductase subunit M: MSDFPILSLITYLPLLGALVIFFWAKATPDTTRKIALWSSAASFLASLVMLASFDSNSSGMQMTEHITWLPSVGINYDMGVDGISVLLVVLTTMLSMLAVIWSMGPVQTRVREYFIAILLLEMGMIGVFVALDLFLFYIFFELSLIPMALLIGVWGSQNRVYAAVKFFLYTLAGSLLMLVGIVATYQAYYEQTGVRTLNVIQLAEGNYGHNFQMWVFAAFFIAFAIKVPMWPFHTWLPDAHTEAPTAGSVLLAGVLLKIGGYGMIRFNLSLFEDASRTWAPWIVAISVIAIIYGALVALPQPDMKKLIAYSSVSHMGFVTLGIFSFTMQGLYGAMIVMLSHGLVTSGLFMCVGVVYDRAHTRLISAFGGLAQRMPVYASLFGILVFASIGLPGLSGFVGEFLAIIGVFREYYWAGAIAFTVVIFAAWYMLWLYQRVVFMRQPEDLPDPGDNELTPEERAMLASAGHGHGHGHGDAHGLPAVSGGSGAVAHAEEHHGISWPDLDKREITAIAPLVILSIVMGVWPGPFMNIMQRTLEAVLASFGSLGV